Proteins from one Aminivibrio sp. genomic window:
- a CDS encoding DNA methyltransferase: MAKKKEAQSGSLFKETIPEMPEGYYSGDQPNPNLRAFVEQHLQENPYDPETDDYDAPPFDKAIETTKATAIYNMHTYWSKKPHDAIRQYIRHYTKPGDLVLDPFCGSGGTALAALMEERKAIAIDRSPAATFITKNYCTPVDTDELQHAFEELERTVKPEIDWLYETRCDRCGGKATTAYTVYSQVFRCPRCFEKVPLFDCVEVEGETAKGKPKKISACPHCFQRGITEEISTRTEKFGAIPVMVSYLCENGCTPKRGERRHNDPDEKKREYFEKYDLGKIREIEESEIPYWYPKDRMMHAPKEQECWGVKWRAGTSNFRTVDELFTKRNLWALAAIRNTIGRKIKHSDELFFGFEAILVNLSKMQGYSTDPRFPNNLFKGTYYIPQTGREYAVLPWYAGKITNLARGYQKIRNDSSSYTKIIVSTQDASKQSGIVSNSIDYIFTDPPYADKIQYGELNFIWEAWLGFDTHWHDEEIIVNEVRGKTEEDWAGMMRQAMGECYRVLKPGRCISLCYHDTSEGTWTLVQDIMAEAGFVVEKTDSALYIDTLQKSYNQLNADKVNKRDLVINFRKPKPGEAAEAILLTGDEDKTTFGEKVRRIVRDYLGAHPGSTKDRIYDEVVSRMVRKGQMEAHDFDELLRSAAEEVKTPVMKTLFEPEEPNLFGTHEIGRWYLKETELVLHDDAENAREEAAAEKIGAFLKDFLGKNPGDEGVHYSNLFEFYIYAVTDKPRRQLTDLLPDYFYTTEKGTWRLPASEEEERAKRDARARGLGRRVKRYLAQLAQGAVIPEQERPNDATLAEWIRHCKRAGLYEQGKLLFEKGGLNPDALSEETMVNVEEDYQVCARMLAREASEPKRRGRKTEE; the protein is encoded by the coding sequence ATGGCGAAGAAAAAAGAAGCGCAGTCCGGCAGCCTCTTCAAGGAAACAATCCCCGAAATGCCGGAGGGGTACTACTCAGGAGATCAACCGAACCCGAACCTGCGGGCCTTCGTGGAGCAGCATCTGCAGGAAAACCCCTACGATCCCGAGACGGACGACTACGACGCGCCGCCCTTCGACAAGGCCATAGAGACCACCAAGGCCACGGCCATCTACAACATGCACACCTACTGGTCGAAGAAGCCGCACGACGCCATCCGTCAGTACATCCGCCACTACACCAAACCGGGCGACCTGGTGCTCGACCCCTTCTGCGGCTCCGGCGGCACGGCGCTCGCTGCGCTGATGGAGGAGCGGAAGGCCATCGCCATCGACCGCTCCCCCGCGGCGACCTTCATCACCAAGAACTACTGCACGCCGGTGGACACCGACGAGCTGCAGCACGCCTTCGAGGAGCTGGAGCGCACGGTCAAGCCGGAGATAGACTGGCTGTACGAGACGCGATGCGACCGGTGCGGCGGCAAGGCGACGACGGCGTACACGGTGTACTCCCAGGTCTTCCGCTGCCCCCGCTGCTTCGAGAAAGTTCCGCTCTTCGACTGCGTCGAGGTCGAAGGGGAGACCGCAAAGGGGAAACCGAAGAAGATCAGCGCCTGCCCGCACTGCTTTCAGCGGGGCATCACGGAGGAGATCAGCACGCGCACGGAGAAGTTCGGCGCGATCCCCGTGATGGTGAGCTACCTCTGCGAGAACGGCTGCACACCGAAGCGGGGCGAGCGGCGGCATAACGACCCGGACGAGAAGAAGCGGGAGTACTTCGAGAAGTACGACCTCGGGAAGATCCGGGAGATCGAGGAGAGTGAGATTCCGTACTGGTATCCGAAAGACCGGATGATGCACGCGCCCAAAGAGCAGGAGTGTTGGGGCGTTAAATGGCGTGCGGGAACCAGCAATTTTCGAACTGTGGATGAACTCTTCACCAAGCGCAATCTGTGGGCGCTGGCGGCGATACGGAATACTATTGGTCGTAAAATCAAGCATTCCGATGAATTGTTTTTTGGTTTTGAAGCCATTCTTGTGAACCTCAGCAAGATGCAGGGATACTCAACTGATCCCCGGTTCCCAAACAATCTTTTTAAAGGCACATATTACATACCACAGACTGGACGGGAATATGCCGTTCTTCCATGGTATGCAGGTAAAATAACCAACCTTGCCAGAGGTTATCAAAAAATTCGAAATGACTCTAGCAGCTATACTAAGATTATAGTATCAACACAAGATGCATCAAAACAGTCGGGGATTGTATCAAATTCAATTGACTACATCTTCACCGATCCCCCCTATGCCGACAAAATCCAATACGGCGAACTCAACTTCATCTGGGAGGCGTGGCTCGGCTTCGATACGCACTGGCACGACGAGGAGATCATCGTCAACGAAGTGCGGGGCAAGACCGAGGAAGACTGGGCCGGAATGATGCGTCAGGCAATGGGAGAGTGCTACCGCGTGCTCAAACCCGGACGGTGCATTTCGCTGTGCTACCACGACACATCGGAGGGGACGTGGACTTTGGTGCAGGACATCATGGCGGAAGCAGGGTTCGTTGTCGAAAAAACAGACTCCGCGCTCTACATCGACACCTTGCAGAAGTCGTACAATCAGCTTAACGCTGATAAAGTAAACAAACGCGACCTCGTCATCAACTTCCGCAAGCCCAAGCCCGGCGAAGCAGCGGAGGCCATCCTCCTCACCGGGGACGAGGACAAGACGACCTTCGGCGAGAAGGTCCGCCGGATCGTCCGCGACTATCTCGGCGCGCACCCCGGCAGCACCAAGGACCGGATCTACGACGAGGTCGTGAGCCGGATGGTTCGCAAGGGGCAGATGGAGGCGCACGACTTCGACGAACTGCTCCGGAGCGCGGCGGAAGAGGTGAAGACCCCCGTGATGAAAACCCTCTTCGAGCCGGAGGAACCGAACCTCTTCGGCACGCACGAGATCGGCCGCTGGTACCTGAAGGAGACCGAACTGGTTCTTCACGACGACGCGGAAAACGCACGCGAGGAAGCGGCGGCCGAAAAGATCGGCGCGTTCCTCAAGGACTTTCTCGGGAAAAACCCCGGCGACGAGGGCGTGCACTACAGCAATCTCTTCGAGTTCTACATCTACGCGGTGACGGACAAGCCTCGCCGCCAATTGACCGATCTCCTGCCTGACTACTTCTACACGACCGAAAAGGGAACGTGGCGCCTTCCGGCCTCCGAAGAGGAGGAACGGGCCAAGCGCGACGCACGCGCCAGAGGGCTGGGAAGGCGGGTGAAGCGCTATCTCGCCCAGCTCGCTCAGGGGGCCGTCATCCCTGAACAGGAGCGCCCGAACGACGCGACGCTCGCGGAGTGGATACGCCACTGCAAGCGGGCCGGGCTCTACGAGCAGGGGAAGCTGCTGTTCGAGAAGGGCGGGCTGAACCCCGACGCGCTCTCCGAGGAGACCATGGTCAACGTCGAGGAGGACTATCAGGTGTGCGCGAGGATGCTGGCGCGCGAGGCAAGCGAGCCGAAGCGCCGCGGAAGGAAAACGGAGGAGTAA